The following are encoded together in the Thermodesulfobacteriota bacterium genome:
- a CDS encoding tetratricopeptide repeat protein has product MKSYIHSGRALFLALPLLLLVPACSSVSVAGGGRNIAPDKGFVRVLTPHRPNASAYYFFSMAHLSRKKGDIDGAIVYYRRAIQADPLSPLLYTDLSHLYIRKGDNELAESLLEKAVDVDPTYVPAHLFLGEIYLLTGKEEEAIKELETAIELDREGRKAYIFLGAFYAKKGRFDEATDVFERLVEQRPDSAVGYYYLGRVEAARSHYAKAAEHFSRAIDINPSFGSVYLELGLAYEQAKQVDKAIETYRKALEVVPHSRELKNRLATLFIQQNRLDEALGLYDELKKSKPDRLDAMTKIGLIYFEQQMFDKAAAEFRWVLEEKPQAHRARYYLGATYEEKGEFEKAIEEFKKIPANDKVFVDAKIHTAFIYERQGRVDDAVAAIREAIELKGGDAELYRLLASVLREAGKFTEAMAAIEEALELSPDNTDLLFTLGVLYDEADRYEESVNTMLKVIDLDPGHANALNYVGYTFAEKGIRLDEAEEYVKKALAVKPESGHIIDSLGWVYYKKGEFDKAVMELEKATQYLPEDPVVVEHLGDAYLKGSFKKKARDAYEKANLLDPDNEALKSKLDRVKADLGGESE; this is encoded by the coding sequence ATGAAAAGTTACATACATAGCGGCCGCGCATTATTTCTGGCCTTACCCCTGCTCTTACTGGTCCCGGCCTGCAGTTCGGTGTCCGTGGCGGGAGGAGGCAGGAACATCGCTCCAGACAAGGGCTTTGTGAGGGTCCTGACGCCCCACCGGCCCAACGCCAGCGCCTACTACTTCTTTTCCATGGCGCACCTGTCCCGCAAGAAGGGCGACATAGACGGGGCCATTGTCTATTACAGGAGGGCCATACAGGCCGACCCGCTCTCTCCGCTCCTCTATACCGACCTGTCACACCTCTACATAAGGAAGGGTGATAACGAGCTCGCGGAGAGCCTGCTTGAGAAGGCCGTCGACGTCGACCCCACCTACGTGCCCGCCCATCTCTTTCTCGGGGAGATATACCTCCTCACCGGGAAGGAGGAGGAGGCCATAAAGGAGCTCGAGACGGCGATAGAGCTCGACCGTGAGGGGCGCAAGGCCTATATCTTCCTGGGCGCTTTTTATGCGAAGAAGGGGAGGTTCGATGAGGCCACCGACGTCTTTGAGAGGCTCGTTGAGCAAAGGCCCGATTCCGCCGTCGGCTATTACTACCTGGGCAGGGTAGAGGCGGCGAGGTCGCACTACGCAAAGGCCGCCGAACACTTCAGCAGGGCCATCGACATAAACCCGTCCTTCGGCTCCGTATACCTGGAGCTCGGCCTCGCCTACGAGCAGGCCAAGCAGGTGGATAAGGCGATAGAGACCTACCGGAAAGCGCTCGAAGTCGTGCCGCACAGCCGTGAGCTCAAGAACAGGCTCGCGACCCTCTTTATCCAGCAGAACAGGCTCGATGAGGCCCTCGGCCTGTATGATGAGCTAAAGAAGAGCAAGCCCGACAGGCTCGACGCCATGACCAAGATCGGGCTCATCTACTTCGAGCAACAGATGTTCGATAAGGCCGCGGCCGAGTTCAGGTGGGTGCTTGAGGAGAAGCCGCAGGCGCACAGGGCCCGTTATTATCTCGGTGCGACCTATGAGGAGAAGGGGGAGTTTGAAAAGGCCATAGAGGAGTTCAAGAAGATACCCGCCAACGACAAGGTGTTTGTGGACGCCAAGATACACACGGCTTTTATATACGAGAGGCAGGGCAGGGTCGATGACGCGGTGGCGGCGATAAGGGAGGCCATAGAGTTGAAGGGCGGCGACGCGGAACTCTACAGGCTCCTCGCTTCGGTCTTGAGAGAGGCGGGTAAGTTCACCGAGGCCATGGCGGCCATCGAGGAGGCGCTTGAACTCTCCCCCGATAATACCGACCTGCTCTTTACCCTCGGCGTTCTATACGACGAGGCCGACAGGTACGAGGAGTCGGTAAATACCATGCTCAAGGTCATAGACCTCGATCCCGGACATGCCAATGCGCTCAACTACGTGGGATATACCTTCGCCGAAAAGGGTATAAGGCTCGATGAGGCGGAAGAGTACGTAAAGAAGGCCCTTGCCGTTAAGCCCGAAAGCGGTCATATCATCGACAGTCTCGGATGGGTATATTACAAAAAGGGGGAGTTCGATAAGGCGGTCATGGAACTGGAGAAGGCCACCCAGTACCTCCCCGAAGACCCGGTCGTGGTCGAGCACCTCGGAGATGCCTACTTGAAGGGGAGTTTCAAGAAAAAGGCCAGGGACGCGTACGAGAAGGCCAACCTGCTCGACCCGGATAACGAGGCGCTCAAGAGCAAGTTGGACAGGGTCAAGGCGGACCTCGGGGGCGAGAGCGAGTAG